The Acidobacteriota bacterium genome includes a window with the following:
- a CDS encoding PstS family phosphate ABC transporter substrate-binding protein: MNKLGFLVLAMVMVMGCSRPSEPTTEAPVASQLTGAVLIDGSSTVYPITEAVAEEFQKLYPQVRVTVGIAGTGGGFKRFLAGETDINDASRPVLTEEVETAVKNGLQFVELPIAYDGLSILVNSKNDFVSTLSVAELKKMWEPGSKVKRWSDVRPTWPAREIHFFGAGTDSGTFDYFTEAINGKAKAIRGDFSASEDDNVLVQGIAGDVDAIGFFGFAYYAANRDKLKLVAVDNGAGPILPSPETIRDGSYAPLSRPVFIYVAAKAEARPEVKAFVDFYLAQGGPLATEVGYIQLPDTIGGLVKQRWASKVAGSVFHGHAKEGQLNLEALLQTSK, encoded by the coding sequence ATGAACAAACTGGGTTTTCTCGTTTTAGCAATGGTCATGGTGATGGGATGCAGCCGCCCCAGCGAGCCAACAACGGAAGCACCAGTTGCCAGCCAATTGACCGGGGCCGTCCTGATTGATGGCTCCAGCACGGTCTATCCTATTACGGAGGCAGTTGCGGAGGAGTTCCAGAAACTTTATCCGCAGGTTCGAGTGACTGTGGGTATTGCCGGTACCGGCGGTGGATTCAAGCGGTTCCTGGCCGGCGAGACGGATATTAACGACGCTTCACGTCCAGTTCTGACTGAAGAAGTGGAGACCGCTGTAAAGAATGGATTGCAGTTTGTGGAGTTGCCGATCGCCTATGACGGTCTATCCATCCTGGTCAATTCGAAGAACGATTTCGTTAGCACTCTAAGCGTTGCCGAACTCAAAAAAATGTGGGAGCCGGGCAGCAAAGTGAAGCGCTGGAGCGACGTCCGGCCCACTTGGCCCGCGCGCGAAATCCACTTCTTTGGCGCAGGCACGGACTCTGGGACGTTCGATTATTTCACGGAAGCCATTAACGGCAAGGCTAAGGCGATTCGCGGCGATTTCAGCGCCAGCGAAGATGACAATGTTCTGGTGCAAGGCATCGCCGGAGATGTGGATGCCATCGGCTTCTTTGGTTTCGCCTACTACGCCGCCAACAGGGACAAACTAAAATTGGTTGCGGTGGACAATGGCGCTGGCCCCATCCTGCCTTCTCCAGAAACAATTCGCGACGGCAGCTATGCGCCGCTCTCCCGTCCCGTTTTTATTTATGTCGCGGCCAAAGCCGAGGCTCGACCGGAAGTAAAGGCGTTTGTCGATTTCTACCTCGCCCAGGGTGGGCCGCTGGCTACCGAAGTCGGTTATATCCAGCTTCCGGATACCATCGGCGGTTTGGTAAAGCAGCGTTGGGCTAGTAAAGTAGCCGGTAGCGTTTTCCATGGACACGCGAAAGAAGGGCAGTTGAACCTGGAAGCATTATTGCAAACTAGCAAATAG
- a CDS encoding sensor histidine kinase, with the protein MNTTSLNATIDARDLLLLILLVKILAAAAIASILARSSYFRRLLFSTSKQLSDQFIFGLVLGVPLMFGVLLRVLLNYQPPDLGLEGAILAGVLAGPVAGLMAGGLASLPALLHNELLALPVLLAAGAMGGFARSLAPGKDDVWTFSPFFDLNLYRWFRQRFGYPRAEWQMFFFLAIIVIEAVRMILGRLFPEHLYHVLDGSVPIVIAICLTTIACVAIPITIWKNVRNDLLLEEQRRLLVQARLDALTAQINPHFLFNTLNSIASLARTDAEAARQVIFKLSSILRKLLKKSDNFSTLREELAFIDDYLSIEVVRFGTEKLKIEKEIDQEALSTPVPSMLLQPIVENAIKHGLAPKVEGGIINIRAHKQNGHLLLEVRDNGVGISREVLDQINQRGIGISNVQERLRVLYGANHVFHIECPAEGGTTILLGLPLTTA; encoded by the coding sequence TTGAACACTACTTCCCTGAATGCCACTATTGATGCCCGAGATCTGTTACTGCTAATACTTCTCGTGAAGATATTGGCGGCGGCGGCGATAGCCAGCATTTTGGCGCGCTCAAGCTATTTCAGACGCTTATTGTTTTCAACAAGTAAGCAGCTCTCCGATCAGTTCATCTTTGGACTGGTCCTGGGTGTTCCGCTGATGTTCGGTGTGCTGCTCAGGGTTTTATTGAATTATCAACCACCGGACCTCGGGTTGGAGGGCGCGATCCTAGCGGGCGTGCTGGCAGGCCCCGTTGCCGGATTAATGGCCGGGGGGCTGGCTTCGCTTCCCGCCCTGCTCCACAATGAACTGCTGGCTCTACCCGTACTGTTGGCCGCCGGGGCGATGGGAGGATTTGCCCGCAGTCTGGCGCCTGGGAAAGATGATGTCTGGACGTTCTCACCTTTTTTTGACTTAAATCTCTACCGCTGGTTTCGCCAGCGATTCGGCTATCCACGGGCGGAATGGCAGATGTTTTTTTTCCTGGCCATCATCGTCATAGAGGCCGTCCGCATGATCCTGGGTCGACTCTTTCCCGAGCATCTCTATCACGTTCTGGATGGGTCTGTGCCCATTGTTATCGCAATCTGCCTGACGACGATTGCTTGCGTAGCCATCCCCATTACGATCTGGAAGAATGTCCGGAACGATCTGCTATTGGAAGAGCAGCGCCGCCTTCTCGTCCAAGCACGTTTGGACGCATTGACGGCTCAGATCAATCCTCACTTTCTTTTCAATACGCTCAATTCCATTGCCTCGCTTGCGCGTACGGACGCCGAGGCAGCAAGACAGGTAATCTTTAAGTTATCAAGCATTTTAAGGAAATTATTAAAGAAGTCAGATAACTTTTCCACACTGCGGGAAGAGCTTGCTTTCATAGATGACTATCTATCCATTGAGGTCGTCCGGTTTGGCACTGAAAAGCTGAAAATCGAGAAAGAAATTGATCAGGAAGCTCTCTCTACGCCGGTCCCCAGTATGCTGCTGCAACCCATAGTTGAAAATGCCATTAAGCACGGACTTGCTCCCAAGGTTGAAGGGGGAATCATTAATATTCGGGCACATAAACAAAATGGACATCTTCTGCTGGAAGTTCGTGACAACGGTGTCGGCATATCGCGCGAGGTTCTTGATCAGATTAACCAACGAGGAATTGGAATCAGCAATGTTCAGGAGCGGCTGCGCGTTCTTTACGGTGCAAACCATGTTTTTCATATCGAATGCCCAGCTGAAGGTGGGACCACCATCCTGTTGGGACTGCCACTGACAACGGCGTGA